The Nocardioides sp. S5 genome includes a window with the following:
- a CDS encoding DUF305 domain-containing protein — MTTKSDQNQSFEHEEHKKHERKMYLIFAAMITTSTVTMFMLTYTNAFTWSHMTFSEERVYMAILMGSAMAIIMLGFMWGMMYKNVKVNVAIIVAALVVGGSALWLSRSQTFVQDESYMKGMIPHHSIAILTSERSEIEDVRVRELADEIIKAQRIEIAEMKWLIEDIEKNGAATTEEEAKQRAVPDFEASP, encoded by the coding sequence ATGACCACGAAGTCTGATCAGAACCAGTCCTTCGAGCACGAGGAGCACAAGAAGCACGAGCGCAAGATGTACCTCATCTTCGCGGCTATGATCACCACGTCGACGGTGACGATGTTCATGCTCACCTATACCAACGCGTTCACCTGGTCGCACATGACGTTCAGCGAGGAGCGGGTCTACATGGCGATCCTCATGGGGTCGGCGATGGCGATCATCATGCTCGGCTTCATGTGGGGGATGATGTACAAGAACGTCAAGGTCAACGTCGCCATCATCGTGGCCGCGCTCGTCGTGGGAGGCTCCGCGTTGTGGCTGTCCCGGTCGCAAACGTTTGTGCAGGACGAGTCCTACATGAAGGGCATGATCCCGCACCACTCGATCGCGATCCTCACCAGCGAGCGGTCCGAGATCGAAGACGTGCGTGTGCGCGAGCTGGCCGACGAGATCATCAAGGCTCAGCGCATCGAGATCGCCGAGATGAAGTGGCTGATCGAGGACATCGAGAAGAACGGTGCCGCCACCACCGAGGAAGAGGCCAAGCAGCGCGCCGTCCCGGACTTCGAAGCCAGCCCCTGA
- a CDS encoding NADH-quinone oxidoreductase subunit A produces the protein MAGAVGALVLGLYALHRLTAVAPDSLNVLPFESGWAPAQHALSRYHVRWYLATLIFLAFDVEMLFMYPWAVVVAQVGVTAVVEMFLFLAALFVAVLWAWREGALRWV, from the coding sequence ATGGCGGGCGCCGTTGGGGCGCTCGTACTCGGGCTGTACGCGCTGCACAGGCTCACCGCCGTAGCGCCAGACTCGCTGAACGTGCTTCCGTTCGAGTCGGGCTGGGCCCCCGCGCAGCACGCACTGTCGCGGTACCACGTGCGGTGGTACCTCGCCACGCTGATCTTCCTCGCCTTCGACGTCGAGATGCTGTTCATGTACCCCTGGGCGGTCGTCGTCGCACAGGTCGGCGTGACCGCGGTCGTCGAGATGTTCCTCTTCCTGGCTGCCTTGTTCGTCGCCGTGCTCTGGGCATGGCGGGAGGGGGCACTGCGTTGGGTCTGA
- a CDS encoding complex I subunit 1 family protein — MADPMPMTDSPITTVAPGWAIVGLAILGVLALTAAMLDGALAARAGGGPGGTMGGLVRPFGEAARLMRQRRRTTVEADGLLWRIGGAGLLVTAALMVTVVPLGEWTIFDLDVGVMWFNAMDVMVWALVWLTGWGANSAHSLVGGYRFLAHGLGYELPLMFALVAPAIAAESLNVGRVAAAQDGLWFAVWMPVAFLVYLLGVAAFAVWGPFSPAIGTDVAGGARAELSGVDRLVFEVGRYALLAAGAAFAVPMFLGGGAGPLLPDWAWVLVKTVALLAVLVWLRRRLPVFRPDKFMEVGWVVLLPAVLVQDLVVAVIAVGRS, encoded by the coding sequence ATGGCTGACCCGATGCCGATGACGGACTCGCCGATCACCACCGTGGCACCCGGCTGGGCGATCGTCGGCTTGGCCATTCTCGGTGTGTTGGCCCTAACCGCTGCCATGTTGGACGGCGCCCTCGCCGCGCGTGCGGGGGGCGGGCCGGGCGGGACGATGGGCGGGCTGGTCCGGCCGTTCGGTGAGGCGGCCCGGCTGATGCGTCAGCGACGTCGTACCACCGTCGAGGCCGACGGGCTGTTGTGGCGCATCGGGGGGGCCGGGCTGCTGGTGACGGCGGCGCTGATGGTGACGGTCGTGCCGCTGGGGGAGTGGACCATCTTCGATCTCGACGTAGGCGTCATGTGGTTCAACGCCATGGACGTGATGGTCTGGGCGCTGGTGTGGCTGACCGGGTGGGGCGCGAACTCGGCGCACTCGCTCGTCGGCGGCTACCGGTTCCTGGCACACGGGCTGGGCTACGAGCTTCCGTTGATGTTCGCCCTGGTCGCTCCGGCGATCGCTGCCGAGAGCCTGAACGTCGGCAGGGTCGCGGCGGCACAGGACGGACTCTGGTTTGCCGTCTGGATGCCGGTGGCGTTCCTCGTCTACCTGCTCGGGGTCGCCGCCTTCGCGGTGTGGGGACCGTTCTCCCCGGCCATCGGCACGGACGTCGCCGGCGGGGCACGAGCGGAGCTGTCGGGCGTGGACCGGCTGGTGTTCGAGGTGGGGCGTTACGCGTTGCTGGCTGCCGGCGCGGCGTTCGCGGTGCCGATGTTCCTCGGGGGCGGTGCGGGCCCGCTGCTGCCGGACTGGGCCTGGGTGTTGGTGAAGACCGTTGCCCTTCTCGCGGTTCTGGTCTGGCTGCGGCGGCGGCTGCCGGTCTTCCGGCCGGACAAGTTCATGGAGGTGGGCTGGGTGGTGCTGCTTCCGGCCGTGCTGGTGCAGGATCTGGTCGTCGCCGTCATCGCTGTCGGGAGGTCTTGA
- a CDS encoding NADH-quinone oxidoreductase subunit J yields MLTDIAFWGIGLVAVLGGAAVFYVDSMARATYALALSFVAVGLQVLFLQQNYVGVVTILMMVMEMAIMAVYMVMFMGMNPALMPMSMVHGNRTAVAVAVTTFLALAIGILMVDWPARRGSPPSDVTMALGESLMGPKMLVMAVISPVMVATIVAGVVLAAHRTRYDRLGDDLKQRPADDPQPGGVGR; encoded by the coding sequence GTGCTCACTGACATCGCCTTTTGGGGGATCGGGCTCGTCGCGGTGCTCGGCGGCGCTGCGGTCTTCTACGTCGACTCGATGGCGCGCGCGACGTACGCCCTCGCCCTGTCGTTCGTCGCGGTCGGCCTGCAGGTGCTCTTCCTGCAGCAGAACTACGTCGGCGTGGTGACGATCCTGATGATGGTCATGGAGATGGCCATCATGGCCGTCTACATGGTCATGTTCATGGGGATGAACCCGGCACTGATGCCGATGAGCATGGTGCACGGCAACAGGACCGCCGTCGCCGTCGCAGTGACCACGTTCCTGGCGCTCGCGATAGGCATCCTGATGGTGGACTGGCCTGCCCGCCGGGGCAGCCCACCGTCGGACGTCACGATGGCGTTGGGGGAGTCGTTGATGGGTCCGAAGATGCTGGTGATGGCGGTGATCAGTCCGGTCATGGTCGCCACGATCGTGGCTGGCGTCGTGCTGGCCGCGCACCGCACGCGCTACGACCGGTTGGGCGATGACCTGAAGCAGCGTCCGGCAGACGATCCTCAGCCGGGAGGTGTCGGTCGATGA
- a CDS encoding NADH-quinone oxidoreductase subunit K, whose translation MTLEATLLVAAAIFSVGLYGAISQQVVVMVMMGLELMINAVILAAAGVWWFLAPDPTGQVLLMVIIAAMTVEMAMGFAVATLLHRERGADMTDMATDLSG comes from the coding sequence ATGACCCTCGAGGCGACCCTGCTCGTCGCCGCGGCGATCTTCAGCGTCGGGCTGTACGGCGCGATCTCTCAGCAGGTCGTGGTGATGGTGATGATGGGTTTGGAGCTGATGATCAACGCTGTCATCCTCGCCGCGGCCGGCGTCTGGTGGTTCCTTGCGCCCGACCCGACCGGGCAGGTCCTCCTCATGGTGATCATCGCCGCGATGACAGTGGAGATGGCGATGGGCTTCGCGGTCGCCACGCTGCTGCATCGTGAGCGTGGTGCCGACATGACCGACATGGCCACGGACCTGTCGGGGTGA
- a CDS encoding proton-conducting transporter membrane subunit, producing the protein MFEIALWLLVLLPAVVGGGLALSRLERAAAAVSLATALTTAALSVVVALERPRVSAPFMAGSDLALGVDALSALVTPTVAVVTLLVLVFSAGEIRESQARFHGLMLLFASAALLTATAETLLALLFAWEVMGATSFALIGFWWRDDHRVSAGTTAFVTTRTADVGLYVAAGAALAGGAGLALGDLPAASEGWRHVVAAGVLVAALGKAAQLPFSFWLSRAMEGPSPVSALLHSAAMVAMGGYLLLRTEPLLASTGWAAPAAAWVGALTALLLGAVAVAQQDLKQLLAASTSAQLGFVVMGAGLASVSGGAAHLVAHASTKALLFLAAGAWLTALGTKQLAGLRGVARRWRLVGWAATAGALSLAGVAPLALWATKDAVLAAALAESPWLYTIGLAAAALSAAYAGKILVILWRQLPEREHAEVEAHLDEEEPGTRHVGMLEQAPLVALALGAVVLGVLALPPFGDTLTRALGEEPLHPTPLEMAASVVIALGVLALVWWRPVPEPGWALAWLGLERATQALVVSPTLALAEALARFDDRVLDRGVAGSAAAALGLARRAATFDDRVLDGAVEATSQASLWAAAGAARDDDRWFDGAVEGLAAQLRRLGRLARRPQTGQLHQYYIQAVAVLAIGVLLLVTVR; encoded by the coding sequence ATGTTTGAGATCGCTCTCTGGCTGCTCGTTCTGCTGCCCGCCGTGGTGGGCGGAGGGCTCGCCCTCTCACGGCTCGAGCGGGCGGCGGCTGCCGTGTCGCTGGCCACGGCCCTCACCACAGCCGCACTGTCGGTGGTGGTCGCCCTCGAACGGCCGAGGGTGTCGGCGCCGTTTATGGCCGGCAGCGATCTCGCCCTAGGGGTGGACGCGTTGTCTGCGCTGGTCACACCGACGGTGGCGGTCGTGACCCTGCTCGTGTTGGTGTTCTCGGCTGGCGAGATCCGGGAGTCACAGGCCCGGTTCCACGGGCTGATGCTGCTCTTTGCCTCCGCCGCGCTCCTGACGGCGACAGCTGAGACGCTGCTTGCGCTGCTGTTCGCCTGGGAGGTGATGGGCGCGACGTCGTTCGCGCTGATCGGGTTCTGGTGGCGCGATGACCACCGGGTCTCCGCCGGCACCACGGCGTTCGTGACCACGCGCACGGCGGACGTCGGGCTGTACGTCGCGGCCGGTGCGGCGCTCGCCGGTGGAGCCGGCCTGGCACTGGGCGACCTGCCCGCAGCCAGCGAGGGGTGGCGCCACGTCGTCGCGGCGGGTGTCCTGGTCGCAGCTCTCGGCAAGGCGGCCCAGCTGCCGTTCTCGTTCTGGCTGTCGCGCGCGATGGAGGGTCCGAGCCCGGTCAGTGCACTGTTGCACTCCGCGGCCATGGTCGCGATGGGTGGCTACCTGCTGCTGCGCACCGAGCCGCTGCTGGCCTCGACGGGCTGGGCCGCGCCGGCTGCTGCCTGGGTGGGCGCACTCACCGCGCTGCTGCTCGGCGCCGTCGCCGTGGCGCAGCAGGACCTCAAACAGCTCCTCGCCGCCTCCACCTCCGCCCAGCTCGGGTTCGTGGTCATGGGCGCCGGGCTGGCCTCGGTGAGCGGGGGAGCGGCACACCTCGTCGCCCACGCCTCGACCAAGGCCCTGCTCTTCCTCGCCGCCGGGGCCTGGCTCACCGCGCTCGGCACCAAGCAGCTCGCCGGCCTGCGCGGCGTAGCTCGGAGGTGGCGACTGGTCGGCTGGGCCGCCACCGCCGGAGCGCTGTCCCTCGCGGGCGTCGCCCCGCTGGCACTGTGGGCGACCAAGGACGCGGTCCTCGCCGCGGCGCTGGCGGAGTCACCGTGGCTCTACACCATCGGCCTCGCCGCGGCCGCGCTGTCGGCGGCGTACGCCGGCAAGATCTTGGTGATCCTGTGGCGACAGCTGCCCGAGCGGGAGCATGCCGAGGTCGAGGCGCATCTCGACGAGGAGGAGCCGGGCACCCGCCACGTCGGCATGCTGGAGCAGGCGCCGCTGGTCGCCCTCGCGCTCGGCGCGGTGGTGCTCGGAGTGCTCGCGCTGCCGCCGTTCGGCGACACGCTCACCCGTGCACTCGGCGAGGAGCCGCTCCACCCGACGCCGCTGGAGATGGCCGCGTCGGTCGTGATCGCCCTGGGGGTACTGGCGCTCGTGTGGTGGCGTCCGGTGCCGGAGCCGGGCTGGGCCCTGGCCTGGCTGGGCCTCGAGCGCGCAACACAGGCCCTCGTCGTAAGCCCGACCCTCGCGCTGGCAGAGGCGCTGGCGCGCTTCGACGACCGCGTCCTGGACCGTGGCGTGGCCGGGTCCGCCGCGGCCGCGCTCGGTCTGGCGCGTCGGGCAGCGACCTTCGACGACCGGGTGCTGGACGGTGCGGTCGAGGCAACGTCCCAGGCGTCCTTGTGGGCCGCGGCTGGTGCGGCACGGGACGACGACCGGTGGTTCGATGGGGCGGTCGAGGGGCTCGCTGCGCAGCTTCGCCGCCTCGGCCGGCTCGCACGTCGTCCGCAGACCGGCCAGCTGCACCAGTACTACATCCAGGCCGTCGCGGTGCTCGCGATCGGCGTCCTGCTCCTCGTCACGGTGAGGTGA
- a CDS encoding NADH-quinone oxidoreductase subunit M, with protein MLSLIVFLPLAAALALLALPRLGAAAARWTWVAVAAADLALVVAAWLRYETPTAGRLAFEEQAEWIPGVNSSYHLGVDGLSLPLIAMTAVIFLACAIFALRETDRPRLQAALFLFLQSVSMGLFVAADLILFFVFFDLSIVGMYFVIAGWGHGNAARSAMKFFLYTFLGSLALLVGFIGLYIAADPHTFDMVELAEQTPLAGSSLAGGLVLAAILIGLAVKTPTVPFHTWLPPAHTDAPAIGSAVLAGVLLKMGTYGFVRIAMPMLPEAWRDWAWVIIVVGIVSVVYGALVALAQTDFKRMVAYTSVNHMGYIVLAVGAAGLVADDTAQARSVAVTGAVTQMVSHGLITGALFLLAGVLQDRAATYDMDSYGGLAGPAPRFAAFFAVGAFASLGLPGLSGFIAEFQIFTGSIAAAPVTAVALVGILLTAALFLRALQRIFTGETRGRSVGFTDLRAAEVWSVGPLLVLSLLIGVFPRPLLAVIEPAAEVVVELVGR; from the coding sequence GTGCTCAGTCTGATCGTCTTCCTGCCCCTGGCTGCCGCTCTGGCCCTGCTCGCGCTTCCGCGGCTCGGCGCCGCGGCCGCACGGTGGACCTGGGTCGCGGTCGCAGCCGCCGACCTGGCCCTCGTGGTCGCGGCGTGGCTGCGCTACGAGACGCCCACGGCCGGACGACTCGCCTTCGAGGAGCAGGCCGAGTGGATCCCCGGCGTGAACAGCAGCTACCACCTCGGCGTCGACGGGCTGTCCCTGCCGCTGATCGCGATGACCGCGGTGATCTTCCTGGCCTGCGCGATCTTCGCGCTGCGCGAGACCGACCGCCCGCGTCTCCAAGCTGCGCTGTTCCTCTTCCTGCAGAGCGTCAGCATGGGCCTGTTCGTCGCCGCCGACCTGATCCTCTTCTTCGTCTTCTTCGACCTCTCGATCGTCGGCATGTACTTCGTGATCGCCGGCTGGGGGCACGGCAACGCCGCCCGGTCGGCGATGAAGTTCTTCCTCTACACGTTTCTGGGCTCCCTGGCCCTGCTCGTCGGTTTCATCGGCCTCTACATCGCCGCTGACCCGCACACCTTCGACATGGTCGAGCTGGCCGAGCAGACCCCGCTCGCCGGGTCGTCGCTGGCCGGTGGGCTGGTGCTGGCCGCGATCCTGATCGGGCTGGCGGTGAAGACCCCGACTGTGCCGTTCCACACCTGGCTGCCGCCGGCCCACACGGACGCGCCGGCGATCGGTTCGGCGGTCCTGGCCGGGGTGCTGCTGAAGATGGGCACCTACGGGTTCGTGCGGATCGCGATGCCGATGCTGCCCGAGGCGTGGCGGGACTGGGCGTGGGTGATCATCGTGGTCGGCATCGTCTCGGTCGTGTACGGCGCCCTGGTGGCCCTGGCCCAGACGGACTTCAAGCGGATGGTCGCCTACACGTCGGTGAACCACATGGGCTACATCGTCCTCGCCGTCGGCGCCGCGGGGCTGGTCGCCGACGACACCGCGCAGGCCCGGTCCGTCGCGGTCACCGGTGCCGTCACGCAGATGGTCAGCCACGGCCTGATCACCGGTGCGCTGTTCCTCCTCGCCGGGGTTCTCCAGGACCGGGCAGCGACCTATGACATGGACTCCTACGGCGGCCTGGCCGGACCCGCGCCCCGGTTCGCCGCGTTCTTCGCCGTCGGCGCATTCGCCTCCCTGGGCCTTCCCGGGCTGTCCGGCTTCATCGCGGAGTTCCAGATCTTCACCGGCAGCATCGCCGCCGCCCCCGTCACGGCCGTCGCGCTCGTCGGGATCCTCCTGACTGCGGCGCTGTTCCTCCGAGCGCTGCAGCGGATCTTCACCGGCGAGACCCGCGGCCGCTCGGTCGGCTTCACCGACCTGCGCGCCGCCGAGGTCTGGTCGGTCGGCCCGTTGCTGGTGCTCTCCCTGCTCATCGGAGTGTTCCCCCGTCCACTGCTCGCCGTGATCGAGCCCGCGGCCGAGGTCGTCGTCGAGCTCGTCGGAAGGTAG
- a CDS encoding proton-conducting transporter membrane subunit, giving the protein MGSDMAMRPLLLLPEIVLFLGGLAVLVSGSFLPRTRQWVTRVIAAAALVAATILAVVDLPGPAQPAMEGAFTVDTATGVARIVAALGTLIVLALASDEIAGSPRESETYALFLFSTTGTLVLAGADDLLVVVVGFLLASIPLYGLIGIARTPRGAEAAMKTYLLGALFGILLLLGVTLLYGVSATTSYADLTDRLAEAPQGVVAAGVVAVLGGLMFKAGGVPGHFWVPDAAEGAGGAVAAFLTTVPKIGAMVAAYRLIAMLPDTLAWPLLVAVLAVASMTLGNFAAYWQSDPRRLLGWSTVSQVGYLLVPVAVAGRSDLALPALLLYLAGYTVTNLAAFAVTTAFPDRRDLDSYRGMGRARPWLGASLVVALLGLVGTPPTVVFVGKLTTTAAAWDGGLAWLAVLVFVNTVVSLFYYLRWIAPVYGRVERPAPTLPGAFVAATWSATTAVVTAGLSLALGIAAGALWSVFSV; this is encoded by the coding sequence GTGGGCTCCGACATGGCCATGCGGCCGCTCCTGCTGCTGCCGGAGATCGTGCTGTTCCTCGGCGGGCTCGCGGTCCTGGTCAGTGGGTCCTTCCTCCCGCGGACGCGCCAGTGGGTCACCCGCGTCATCGCCGCGGCCGCGCTGGTCGCCGCCACCATCCTGGCCGTGGTCGACCTCCCCGGCCCGGCCCAGCCGGCGATGGAGGGCGCCTTCACCGTCGACACCGCCACCGGAGTGGCGCGGATCGTCGCCGCGCTCGGGACGCTGATCGTCCTCGCGCTGGCCTCCGACGAGATCGCGGGCTCGCCGCGGGAGAGCGAGACCTACGCACTCTTCCTGTTCTCGACGACCGGCACGCTCGTCCTCGCCGGCGCTGACGACCTGCTCGTCGTAGTGGTCGGGTTCCTGCTCGCGAGCATCCCGCTCTACGGCCTGATCGGCATCGCACGCACGCCCCGCGGGGCCGAGGCGGCCATGAAGACCTACCTGCTGGGTGCCCTGTTCGGCATCCTCCTGCTGCTCGGGGTCACGCTGCTCTACGGAGTCTCCGCGACCACGTCATACGCCGACCTCACCGACCGACTTGCTGAGGCGCCGCAGGGCGTGGTCGCGGCGGGCGTCGTGGCGGTGCTGGGTGGCTTGATGTTTAAGGCCGGCGGCGTCCCGGGGCACTTCTGGGTCCCCGATGCCGCCGAGGGTGCGGGCGGGGCGGTCGCGGCCTTCCTCACCACCGTGCCCAAGATCGGCGCGATGGTCGCCGCCTACCGACTCATCGCTATGCTCCCCGACACCCTCGCCTGGCCGCTGCTGGTCGCCGTCCTCGCGGTCGCCAGCATGACGCTCGGCAACTTCGCCGCCTACTGGCAGAGCGACCCCCGGCGCCTGCTCGGCTGGTCCACGGTCAGCCAGGTCGGCTACCTGCTCGTGCCGGTCGCGGTCGCCGGGCGCAGCGACCTGGCCCTGCCCGCCCTGCTGCTCTACCTCGCCGGCTACACCGTCACCAACCTCGCGGCATTCGCGGTGACGACCGCCTTCCCCGACCGGCGCGACCTCGACTCCTACCGCGGCATGGGCCGGGCCCGGCCGTGGCTGGGCGCATCCCTCGTGGTGGCGCTGCTCGGCCTCGTCGGCACCCCGCCGACCGTGGTCTTCGTCGGCAAGCTCACCACCACAGCCGCCGCCTGGGACGGCGGGCTTGCCTGGCTGGCCGTGCTGGTGTTCGTCAACACCGTGGTCAGTCTCTTCTACTACCTTCGGTGGATCGCACCCGTCTACGGCCGAGTGGAGCGACCCGCGCCAACCCTGCCAGGGGCGTTCGTCGCTGCTACCTGGTCGGCGACGACGGCGGTGGTGACCGCCGGTCTCAGCCTCGCGCTCGGCATCGCAGCCGGCGCCCTCTGGAGTGTCTTCTCGGTCTGA
- a CDS encoding cation:proton antiporter — MLAAFVAGLAFNLTSTGSERTADLEIDEAVNRFAVLPMFVLLGATLPWSVWGELGWAAILLSVAVLLFRRMPVLLLLKRPLRLGWPDALYLGWFGPVGVSAVFYLTLEAEDLGIPETVMAAGIMVVVVSTVAHGVTSSAGRLLYRRLTGETTTRRPTSGG, encoded by the coding sequence GTGCTCGCCGCGTTCGTCGCCGGCCTCGCCTTCAACCTCACCAGCACCGGCAGCGAGCGGACCGCGGACCTGGAGATCGACGAGGCGGTGAACCGATTCGCGGTCCTACCGATGTTCGTCCTGCTGGGCGCCACCCTGCCTTGGTCCGTGTGGGGCGAGCTGGGGTGGGCGGCGATCCTGCTGAGCGTCGCCGTGCTCTTGTTCCGCCGCATGCCCGTCCTGTTGCTGCTCAAGCGACCCCTGCGTCTGGGCTGGCCGGACGCGCTGTACCTGGGCTGGTTCGGACCGGTCGGTGTCTCGGCCGTGTTCTACCTGACGCTCGAGGCGGAGGATCTCGGCATCCCTGAAACCGTGATGGCCGCCGGAATCATGGTCGTCGTCGTGAGCACCGTGGCCCATGGCGTGACCTCCTCCGCCGGCAGATTGCTGTACCGGCGCCTCACGGGCGAGACCACCACCCGACGGCCGACGTCCGGGGGTTGA
- a CDS encoding cation:proton antiporter, with the protein MNSPLLVISVMGVALRYPFGSVRAQLRPVSILLLVAMPAMALISTGLTAAILGVTLGAALLLGTAICPTDPVLASSVVTGKPAEEDLPARDRQILSLESAANDGLALPFVLAAVTFAGPMTAGQAVAEALWQVLGAVTLGVLAGWLGGRALRAGEDYGATSHGPMLLFTVLLALLVLGLSGVPTLTACSPRSSPASPSTSPAPAASGPRTWRSTRR; encoded by the coding sequence TTGAACTCGCCCCTGCTGGTGATCTCGGTGATGGGGGTCGCACTGCGCTATCCGTTCGGTTCGGTCCGTGCACAGCTCCGGCCGGTCTCGATCCTGCTGTTGGTGGCCATGCCGGCCATGGCGTTGATCTCCACAGGTCTGACCGCCGCCATCCTCGGGGTCACGCTGGGCGCTGCGCTGCTGCTCGGGACAGCGATCTGCCCTACCGACCCGGTCCTCGCCTCCAGCGTGGTCACCGGCAAGCCCGCCGAAGAGGACCTACCGGCCCGTGACCGGCAGATCCTCTCCCTGGAGTCAGCCGCCAACGACGGTCTGGCCCTGCCGTTCGTGCTCGCCGCGGTCACGTTCGCGGGACCGATGACCGCCGGGCAGGCAGTTGCCGAGGCGCTGTGGCAGGTGCTGGGCGCTGTCACCCTCGGCGTGCTCGCCGGTTGGCTCGGCGGTCGAGCCTTGCGGGCAGGCGAGGATTACGGGGCGACGTCCCACGGCCCGATGCTGCTGTTCACCGTCCTCCTCGCCCTGCTCGTGCTGGGCCTGTCGGGCGTGCCCACCTTGACGGCGTGCTCGCCGCGTTCGTCGCCGGCCTCGCCTTCAACCTCACCAGCACCGGCAGCGAGCGGACCGCGGACCTGGAGATCGACGAGGCGGTGA
- a CDS encoding IS30 family transposase, with amino-acid sequence MTLDVLLIATGALGVLVAALSARIRRLPVSEPLLALVVGVLVGPEVLRALPLPPITTEHASVHDATRVLASSTGCCNSIVSERLRRVPGVRLTADQRLVIERAFMAGLPQATIAALVGKHPSTISRELRRAGSFGTASPRRRTARAGGRGYQRKYSAKWSQREAARKARRPKARRLDHAPLREKVWELLRANWSPEQIAAMLPVLFPRDVRMRVSHETIYQSLFVQTKGELKRELTAHLRTQRQRRKAQTGGAKRATLGITDDIRISARPAEVDDRAVPGHWEGDLLLGGTGKGAVITLVERSSRFVLLAPLPGRHTAEIARMKLSEMIATLPLELRKSITWDRGTEMAQHARFKTETGVAIYFCDPQSPWQRGTNENTNGLLRQYWPKGADLRHLTDTDCDAVALQLNTRPRKTLEWQTPGQALNKRLAATAV; translated from the coding sequence ATGACCCTCGACGTGCTGCTCATCGCGACCGGCGCGCTCGGCGTGCTGGTGGCAGCGTTGTCTGCACGGATCAGGCGTCTGCCCGTATCTGAGCCGCTACTTGCGCTGGTGGTCGGCGTGCTCGTCGGGCCCGAGGTGCTCCGCGCTTTGCCTCTTCCACCGATCACCACCGAGCATGCGAGCGTCCACGACGCGACACGGGTCCTTGCGAGCTCAACTGGTTGTTGCAACTCGATTGTGAGTGAGAGGTTGCGGCGCGTGCCGGGAGTGAGGTTGACCGCGGATCAGCGGTTGGTGATTGAGCGGGCGTTCATGGCGGGTTTGCCGCAGGCCACGATTGCTGCGTTGGTGGGCAAGCATCCGTCGACGATCTCGAGGGAGCTGCGCCGGGCGGGTTCGTTCGGGACTGCCTCGCCACGCAGGCGCACAGCGCGGGCCGGTGGGCGTGGCTATCAGCGCAAGTACAGCGCGAAGTGGTCGCAGCGTGAGGCCGCGCGCAAGGCCCGCCGCCCGAAGGCCCGCCGGCTGGATCACGCGCCGTTGCGGGAGAAGGTGTGGGAGCTGTTGCGGGCGAACTGGTCGCCGGAACAGATCGCAGCGATGCTTCCGGTGTTGTTCCCACGCGATGTGAGGATGCGGGTGTCGCACGAGACGATCTACCAGTCGCTGTTCGTTCAGACCAAGGGCGAGCTCAAGCGCGAGCTGACCGCGCATCTGCGGACCCAGCGGCAACGCCGTAAGGCTCAGACCGGTGGCGCCAAGCGAGCCACGCTCGGGATCACGGACGACATCCGGATCTCCGCACGTCCGGCTGAGGTCGATGACCGGGCCGTGCCGGGGCACTGGGAGGGCGACCTGCTGCTCGGCGGCACGGGCAAGGGCGCGGTGATCACGCTCGTCGAACGCTCGTCGCGGTTCGTGCTCCTCGCACCGCTGCCGGGGCGCCACACCGCTGAGATCGCGCGGATGAAGCTGAGCGAAATGATCGCGACGTTGCCGTTGGAACTCAGGAAGTCGATCACCTGGGACCGCGGCACGGAGATGGCCCAGCACGCCCGGTTCAAGACCGAGACAGGTGTCGCGATCTACTTCTGCGACCCGCAATCGCCGTGGCAGCGCGGGACCAACGAGAACACCAACGGGCTGCTGCGTCAGTACTGGCCCAAGGGTGCAGACCTGCGCCACCTCACCGACACCGACTGCGACGCTGTGGCCCTGCAGCTCAACACCCGGCCCCGCAAGACCCTGGAATGGCAGACTCCTGGCCAGGCCCTCAACAAGAGGCTCGCTGCAACAGCCGTTTGA